A window from Candidatus Margulisiibacteriota bacterium encodes these proteins:
- a CDS encoding radical SAM/SPASM domain-containing protein: MNTPARYSQQIELEPTNACNAKCVFCPRNDPRAKGLISEATVQAAIDLAKATGINVFKISGFGEPLLHPKLPALLRLIKQQVPNAAILLITNASLLKPPLFAELAGLVNRYNISFNGYDQKSYEQLMVGLDFQQTLDNLRYAAANNRGRANIQFTPVINKAFGLADLEKMKELLTGLGFNADNFKFHHIITTRSQKLADNALVDEAFLAASKKNASAPGTKALCLTHLSTLFISWEGNIHICCNDIHGEAVIGRIAEVKTLDDLIALEKKNLNARFSEAFDVCRRCDVPAVRPHQVINGKTYTEMS, encoded by the coding sequence ATGAACACCCCAGCCAGATACAGCCAGCAGATCGAACTGGAGCCGACCAACGCCTGCAACGCCAAATGCGTTTTTTGCCCGCGCAACGATCCGCGCGCCAAAGGGCTGATAAGCGAGGCAACCGTCCAGGCCGCGATCGACCTGGCTAAAGCGACCGGCATCAATGTGTTCAAGATCTCCGGTTTCGGCGAACCGCTCCTGCACCCGAAACTGCCGGCATTGCTCCGCCTGATCAAGCAGCAGGTGCCTAACGCCGCGATCCTCTTGATCACCAATGCTTCGCTGCTCAAGCCCCCGCTTTTTGCAGAACTGGCGGGACTGGTCAACAGGTATAATATCAGTTTTAACGGTTACGATCAGAAAAGCTATGAACAACTGATGGTCGGGCTGGATTTCCAGCAGACCCTGGACAATCTGCGTTACGCTGCCGCTAATAACCGGGGCCGGGCGAACATCCAGTTCACCCCGGTCATTAACAAGGCCTTTGGCCTGGCCGATCTGGAAAAGATGAAGGAACTGCTTACCGGACTCGGCTTCAACGCGGACAACTTCAAATTCCACCACATCATCACCACCCGCTCGCAAAAGCTGGCCGACAACGCGCTGGTGGACGAAGCCTTCCTGGCGGCGTCAAAAAAGAACGCCAGCGCTCCCGGCACCAAAGCGCTTTGTCTTACCCATCTGAGCACCCTATTCATTTCCTGGGAGGGCAATATCCATATTTGCTGCAACGATATCCACGGGGAGGCCGTGATCGGCCGGATCGCAGAGGTAAAAACACTGGACGACCTGATCGCCCTGGAAAAAAAGAACCTGAACGCCCGTTTCAGCGAGGCCTTTGACGTTTGCCGGCGCTGCGACGTCCCCGCGGTCAGGCCGCATCAAGTGATCAACGGCAAGACCTACACCGAAATGTCCTGA
- a CDS encoding YcaO-like family protein, with protein sequence MSDYQLASCLKHYKNDQDKVVKPSETVRLAVEKLKKQFDLSSFHLEQRSSVIEGAYSFSSVSDQLTASGKGLTPEQSQASAVMEFAERYSWLHFDYKHYDGYVVKPFNEIKKGSVPTVNESYFFACFPHLTNRAELLEQVKAMPLKWIKGVSLNDHRPFYYPISWYNYTETSNGLATGNAMEEAIVQAICEVIERENVYRFYEERQVARDIDLRSVKHPLAVRALTNARSYGIEFIIKDISFSLGVPTVCVCGTDPQRRGKLSYRGCGYGTHTDPEKALIRALSEYFEGYSLMTNVENEFKLNWGLIISKLPKKNYGFLTYYNAEVLDRPDKPIWLRDMRDLSRDDIRDEILALLKILKKENHDVIFIDKTNPQLGIPVTRIFVPTFRSLIGTSVIDPDDLMSKAYYEAGNKPMAQKYYRQLLLKDYYMNPEVSKVKVEQIYKGDFQEQIQAMGGIKRDVRVLIKQMEQALAKAARRGS encoded by the coding sequence GTGTCTGATTACCAGCTGGCAAGCTGCCTGAAGCATTACAAGAACGACCAGGACAAGGTCGTGAAGCCGAGCGAAACGGTCCGGCTGGCCGTGGAAAAGCTGAAGAAACAGTTCGACCTCTCCAGCTTCCACCTGGAACAGCGGAGCTCGGTCATCGAAGGGGCTTATTCGTTCTCCAGCGTCAGCGACCAGTTGACCGCCAGCGGCAAAGGTTTAACCCCGGAGCAATCGCAGGCGAGCGCGGTCATGGAGTTCGCCGAGCGCTACTCCTGGCTCCACTTCGACTACAAGCATTACGACGGTTACGTCGTCAAACCGTTCAACGAGATCAAAAAGGGGAGCGTCCCGACCGTCAACGAAAGCTATTTTTTCGCCTGTTTTCCCCACCTGACGAACCGGGCGGAGCTGCTCGAGCAGGTCAAGGCGATGCCGCTCAAATGGATCAAGGGGGTCTCGCTCAACGATCACCGCCCGTTCTATTACCCGATCAGCTGGTACAACTACACGGAAACCTCCAACGGCCTGGCGACCGGTAACGCCATGGAAGAGGCGATCGTCCAGGCGATCTGCGAAGTGATCGAGCGGGAGAACGTCTACCGCTTTTACGAAGAGCGGCAAGTCGCGCGCGACATCGACCTGCGCTCGGTCAAGCATCCGCTGGCCGTCCGGGCGCTGACCAATGCCCGGTCGTACGGGATCGAGTTCATTATCAAGGACATCTCCTTTAGTTTGGGTGTCCCGACCGTTTGCGTCTGCGGCACCGACCCGCAGCGGCGCGGCAAGCTTTCTTACCGGGGGTGCGGTTACGGCACCCACACCGACCCGGAAAAAGCGCTGATCCGCGCCCTGTCGGAATATTTCGAGGGTTATTCGCTGATGACCAACGTGGAGAACGAGTTCAAGCTCAACTGGGGGCTGATCATCAGTAAACTGCCGAAAAAGAATTATGGCTTCCTCACTTATTACAACGCGGAGGTGCTCGACCGCCCGGACAAGCCGATCTGGCTCCGGGACATGCGCGACCTGAGCCGCGACGATATCCGCGACGAGATCCTGGCGCTCCTCAAGATCCTGAAAAAGGAGAACCACGATGTCATCTTTATCGACAAGACCAACCCGCAGCTCGGCATCCCGGTCACCCGGATCTTCGTGCCGACCTTCCGGTCGCTGATCGGGACCAGCGTGATCGATCCGGACGACCTGATGAGCAAGGCCTATTACGAGGCGGGCAATAAACCGATGGCGCAGAAGTATTACCGGCAGCTCCTGCTCAAGGATTATTATATGAATCCCGAAGTTTCCAAAGTGAAGGTCGAGCAGATCTACAAGGGGGATTTCCAGGAGCAGATCCAGGCGATGGGCGGCATCAAGCGCGACGTCCGGGTGCTGATCAAACAGATGGAACAAGCGTTAGCCAAAGCCGCCCGGCGAGGCAGCTGA
- a CDS encoding beta-ketoacyl synthase N-terminal-like domain-containing protein, whose protein sequence is MRLSRSSGTVKPGADLKRLIGKLPRFRKMDRFTGYAVAAAGRAIGRQKLPAGTGIVLATLSGPLVSTEKFIRDLGKHGPGLASALLFPSTVLNLAAGTVSIVHGLRGPSVTVIGRLEEAVQIASGMIECGRAPAMLAGYVEEGSSYMGVKGRGAQFILLAKKGGRKRV, encoded by the coding sequence ATGCGGTTATCGCGTTCCAGCGGCACGGTTAAACCGGGCGCCGATCTGAAGCGGCTGATCGGCAAACTGCCGCGTTTCCGGAAAATGGACCGTTTTACCGGTTACGCCGTAGCGGCCGCCGGCCGGGCGATCGGCCGGCAGAAACTGCCGGCCGGGACCGGGATCGTGCTGGCCACGCTCTCCGGCCCGCTGGTTAGTACCGAAAAGTTCATCCGCGATCTGGGAAAACACGGCCCCGGGTTGGCATCGGCCCTCCTTTTTCCGAGCACGGTGTTGAACCTGGCGGCCGGCACCGTTTCGATCGTCCACGGGTTGCGGGGGCCGTCGGTCACGGTGATCGGCCGGCTGGAAGAGGCGGTACAAATCGCGTCCGGGATGATAGAATGTGGTCGGGCGCCGGCAATGCTGGCCGGGTACGTGGAAGAAGGCAGCTCGTATATGGGGGTCAAGGGGCGCGGCGCGCAATTTATCCTGTTGGCGAAAAAGGGAGGCAGAAAGCGTGTCTGA
- a CDS encoding beta-ketoacyl-[acyl-carrier-protein] synthase family protein, which translates to MRRRVVITGLGVVAPNGTGTAAFLRALRQGRSGISRITSFPTTGLRSRLGGEVRRLPNLIPDFDRVSQLALVAAREAVTASGIGPGPWGISVGTVSGGILTLERAILSGRRPANLPKKTYPGATALILAKQLSLTGRQLTVSNACAAGTTALALAAETIRRGEQDAVLAGGCESFNLLTFAGFHALRSLDPVCCRPFDRERQGLVIGEGAAFLLLEEEGHARRRGAEILAAVAGYGLSSDAYHETAPEPTGRGAARAISLALKDARLNKTDVSYFNAHGTGTPQNDRMETAALKLAFGPAAYDLPVSSIKSMVGHLMGAAGAVEAVASVLALRHSFIPPTINYRRRDPACDLDYVPNQARAAKLSAVLSANFGFGGSNAVIAFQRHG; encoded by the coding sequence GTGAGGCGCCGCGTCGTCATCACCGGGTTGGGCGTGGTCGCGCCCAACGGGACCGGCACCGCCGCTTTTCTCCGCGCCCTGCGGCAGGGCCGCTCTGGCATCAGCCGGATCACCTCTTTTCCCACAACAGGGCTGCGCTCCCGGCTCGGCGGCGAAGTCCGCCGCCTGCCAAATCTTATTCCCGACTTCGATCGAGTCAGCCAGTTAGCCCTGGTTGCCGCCCGGGAAGCCGTTACCGCTTCGGGGATCGGTCCGGGGCCGTGGGGGATCTCGGTCGGCACGGTCAGCGGCGGCATCCTGACGCTGGAGCGGGCGATCTTGTCGGGCCGCCGTCCAGCAAACCTGCCCAAGAAAACTTATCCCGGCGCAACCGCGCTGATCCTTGCCAAACAGCTTAGTTTGACCGGCCGGCAGCTGACCGTTTCCAATGCCTGCGCCGCCGGGACTACAGCGCTGGCGCTGGCGGCCGAAACGATCCGGCGGGGCGAACAAGACGCGGTCCTGGCCGGCGGCTGCGAATCGTTTAACCTGTTAACTTTCGCCGGTTTTCACGCCTTGCGCTCCCTCGATCCCGTCTGCTGCCGCCCGTTCGACCGGGAGCGGCAAGGTTTGGTGATCGGCGAGGGAGCGGCTTTTCTCCTGTTGGAAGAAGAGGGACACGCCCGCCGGCGCGGCGCGGAGATCCTGGCCGCAGTGGCCGGCTACGGGCTTTCGTCCGACGCTTATCATGAGACCGCCCCGGAACCGACCGGCCGCGGCGCCGCCCGGGCGATCAGCTTGGCGCTCAAGGATGCCAGGTTGAATAAGACGGACGTCTCCTATTTTAACGCGCACGGCACCGGCACGCCGCAGAACGACCGGATGGAGACCGCCGCGCTGAAGCTCGCGTTCGGTCCGGCCGCTTATGACCTGCCGGTCAGTTCGATTAAATCGATGGTCGGACACCTGATGGGGGCGGCGGGGGCGGTGGAAGCAGTGGCTTCCGTTCTCGCCTTGCGGCATTCCTTTATCCCGCCGACGATCAATTACCGCCGCCGCGACCCGGCGTGCGACCTGGATTACGTGCCGAACCAGGCGAGGGCCGCCAAGTTGAGCGCGGTCCTCTCGGCTAATTTCGGTTTTGGAGGGAGCAATGCGGTTATCGCGTTCCAGCGGCACGGTTAA
- a CDS encoding phosphopantetheine-binding protein, translating to MLVTQLNLDRDPAKIGDSEPLFRKGLGLDSVDSLEIIVAIEREFKVKINGKNLKKPDQVFKTVGTLAEFVEKLTGQK from the coding sequence ATGCTGGTGACCCAACTGAACCTGGACCGCGATCCGGCGAAGATCGGCGACAGCGAGCCGCTCTTCCGCAAAGGCCTCGGCCTCGATTCGGTCGATTCGCTCGAGATCATCGTAGCGATCGAACGGGAGTTCAAGGTCAAGATCAACGGCAAGAACCTCAAGAAGCCCGACCAGGTCTTTAAAACGGTCGGCACCCTGGCCGAGTTCGTGGAAAAATTGACCGGTCAGAAGTGA
- the fabG gene encoding 3-oxoacyl-ACP reductase FabG has translation MKLKNRVAVVTGGSGAIGGAIARELAREGAVVVVGFSRHKKGAERVVKDIKAGGGRAFPLLIKVERSAAVAQAFAQILRRFGRIDILINNAGIVRDKLLLLMSDADWDSVLDVNLKGVFNCCQAALKPMIAQKSGAIVNVSSVSALRGVEGQANYAAAKAGIAGLTRSLVKEVSRYNIRVNSVAPGLIDSELTGKLTGKYLKMIPLERSGRPDEVAKVVAFLAAPDASYVQGQTLAVDGGLTV, from the coding sequence ATGAAGCTGAAAAACCGGGTAGCGGTGGTGACGGGCGGTTCCGGCGCGATCGGCGGCGCGATCGCCCGTGAGCTGGCCAGGGAAGGGGCGGTCGTGGTCGTCGGTTTTAGCCGCCATAAAAAAGGGGCGGAACGGGTAGTCAAGGATATTAAGGCCGGCGGCGGCCGGGCTTTTCCGTTGTTAATTAAAGTGGAACGGTCGGCGGCCGTTGCTCAAGCGTTCGCGCAGATCCTCCGGCGCTTTGGCCGGATCGATATTTTAATCAACAATGCCGGTATTGTCCGGGACAAACTCCTCCTTTTAATGTCGGACGCCGATTGGGACAGCGTGCTGGACGTCAACCTGAAAGGGGTCTTTAACTGCTGCCAGGCGGCGCTCAAGCCGATGATCGCCCAAAAAAGCGGCGCCATCGTTAACGTTTCTTCGGTCTCGGCCCTGCGGGGAGTGGAAGGCCAGGCGAATTACGCGGCGGCCAAAGCGGGGATCGCCGGTTTGACCCGGTCGCTGGTCAAAGAGGTCTCTCGTTATAATATCCGGGTCAATTCGGTCGCGCCCGGCCTGATCGATTCGGAGCTGACCGGGAAATTGACCGGGAAATACCTAAAAATGATCCCGCTGGAGCGGTCCGGGCGGCCGGACGAAGTGGCGAAAGTCGTCGCTTTTCTTGCCGCGCCCGACGCTTCCTACGTCCAAGGACAGACCCTGGCGGTTGACGGCGGATTGACGGTTTAA